GCATTGGTGATTTAGATTCTTCCTCAGGAAAATTGTCACTCGCTTGCACAGGTATATCAATAACCATCATCTCATCTTGCCTAGCAGAAGAAGCAgcggaagaaggagaagaaaaagagggTCCTTCAGTGGAAGTTCCTTCTTCCAAGCCACCGCCTGCGCCACCGCCGCCAGTGCTTACTTGAGTCTGGTCGCCCCAAAACAAAACATTTGTGGGAAAATTCGGTGATTCTGTGGACAACACAGAAGCCAAAATTTCGTCTGGAGACTGAATATTCTCTTGCAAATCATTAGCGTCCACACTGAAGCATTCGGATAATGGTGCTACTGAGTTTCTACAGAGAGGGCAAGTAGAGTGGGACTGAAACCACATATCTATACAATCTACATGGAATCCATGGTTGCATTTAGGCAGCAACCTCGTCTTTTCCCCTTCAGCAACTTCAGATAAGCAAACTgcacattctaaaccatctTTGAAGTCTTTGGATTGGAAAATTACCATAGGTAGGGATCTAAGGACGGAA
This sequence is a window from Manihot esculenta cultivar AM560-2 chromosome 4, M.esculenta_v8, whole genome shotgun sequence. Protein-coding genes within it:
- the LOC110613134 gene encoding RING-H2 finger protein ATL3 — protein: MGDWDDSGTVQITGKIMVLGIIILFIVVVFVLFLHLYAKWFWWRIEDPTPPSPSRRNRRRFVFTPGQDQVRRGLELSVLRSLPMVIFQSKDFKDGLECAVCLSEVAEGEKTRLLPKCNHGFHVDCIDMWFQSHSTCPLCRNSVAPLSECFSVDANDLQENIQSPDEILASVLSTESPNFPTNVLFWGDQTQVSTGGGGAGGGLEEGTSTEGPSFSSPSSAASSARQDEMMVIDIPVQASDNFPEEESKSPMPAQRLRSLKRLLSREKRVAPSSSSSSVDV